TGGCGAGTGCGCTCATCAGACCGAACACTCCGCCACGCTGGCGCGTCGGGGTGATCTCAGCGGCGACCGCGACCATCACGACGGCCATCACCATGCAGAAGCTGAACGCGACCGTGATGAGCGCGAGCTTCGCGGTTGGCGAGCCGACATACGGGAAGGCAAAAAGGGCCGCCGCGCTCAGCAACACCATGGCGGCCGGCAGGTAGCCGCGATGGACGCGGCTGGAGATCCCGCGCCCAGCCAGGTAGCGGCTCAGGGTGGGCTGAGCCAGGAAGATGACGCCGATGACGATCCACGGGAGCGTGTTGAGTACGCCGGTCTGGCTTGGCGTGTAGCCGAGGCTGGTGAGGTACTTCGGCAGCCAGGTCGTCATCAACGCGCTGTTCCACTGCACAACGAAACCGGCGAGGACGCAGGCGATCCAGGTGCCCGTGGTGAGGATCGAGCGGAACGGGACGCTTCGTCCCTCCAGCAGCGGGATCGAGCGGCTGGTGTCTTTCTCCGCGACCTCCCGCGCATCGGAGGGTCCTTCGCGTCCGATAACCAGCCAGACCAGCGCCCAGACGAGGCTGGCGACGGCGAGTACGCCGAAGCCGGCCTGCCAGCCGTGAGTGACGATGATCCAGGTCAGCACGGGTGAGGCGACGATGACGCCGACTGCGGCACCGGACTGGATGATCCCCGCTACCAGGTTGCGCTCGCGGTTGTCGAACCACTTGAACGCCGCATGCTGGGTGATTGGGATGGTCGGCCCCTCGGCGAAACCCAGCAGCGAGCGCGAGGCGATCAGGACGCCGTACGACGCGACGGCGGCAACGGGCGCCATGCTGAGCGTCCAGAGCAGCGTCATGACGACGAGGATCCAGCGGCACTGCACGCGGTTGGCAAGGAACCCGGCGCCGACGGCGGAGACGACGAAGAACGCGAAGAACAGGCTCTGCAGGGCACCGACCTGAGTGTTGCTGATGCCGAGCTCGGCACTGATCGGCGCCACCGCCAGGCCGAGGACGGCCTTGTCGGCGAAGTTGATCATCATCAGCACGAAGAGCATGAAGACGATCGCCCAGGCCCTCCGGCGTGAGGCTCGACGCGTCGTGGATGGTGGCGCAGCGGTATGCAATGTCGTCGCTACGGCGACGTCCGGGGGCGGCTTGATCTGGGTCTGAGCTGACATGACACTCCTTGATTGGATGCAATCTTGCATCGATGCGAAGGAGGGTATGACGAAAATCGCCGATGTGGCAATAGTCTCGTCAGATCGGCTCAAAAAACTGCATGCAATAAACCGCTGAGTGGCTCATTGCGGCAGCCGCGGGGGTGGTGCGGCGGCTAGCCGCGCAGCGTGGCGGCGGTGCGCTCGGCCGCGGCGCGCAGCGCGTCGTGATCCGGACCGGCGCCGAGAATCTCGCGGCTGGAGGTCGGCAGCACGCCGGGCAGGTCACCGAAGACCGCGCGCAGCTCGGCTCCCCCGGCGCCCTGGGCTCCGATTCCCGGTGCGAGCACCGGCCCGCGCAGTCGACCCAGCTCGACGGAGCCAGGTGCCACAGTGGCACCGACGACCACGCCGATGCTGCCGAAGCTCTGTCCGTCGGCGATCAGCGCGGCATTCACCGCGGCCGCGTCGTCGACGATCCGCTGCGCCGTCGACAGACCCTCAGGACCCGTCGCCGCCTGCACCGAGGCGCCTTCGGAGTTCGAGGTGCGCGCCAAGACGAACAGCCCGCTTCCCACCTCACCAGCACGCTCGATGAAGGGCTGCAGCGAGCCGAAGCCAAGGTAGGGCGACACCGTCAGCGCATCGCAAAAGAGCGCACGCTCGGGGTCAAGGTAGGCATCGGCGTACGCCGCAGCAGTCGAGCCGATATCGCCTCGCTTGGCATCGAGCACCACCAGCGCTCCCACGGCGCGGGCTCCGGCGACGACATCCTCGAGTACCCCGATACCCGCGGCGCCGAAGCGCTCGAAGAAGGCCGACTGCGGTTTGAGCGCCGCGACCTGGTCACCGAACGCGCCGACCGTGATCTCGCCGAACGTGCGCAGCCCACTCGGCGTCTGCGGCAGGCCCCACGCCTCCAGCAGCTGCGGGTGCGGGTCGATGCCGACGCACAGCGGCAGCCGCTGATCGAGTGCCGCGAGCAGTCGATCGCCAAATCCGGTCATCGCGATCCTTCCGCCAGTCGTGCCGCGGCGGCGCGCACGAGAGTGGGACCGCTGAAGACCAGTCCCGAGTAGATCTGCACGAGGTCGGCGCCGGCATCGACCATGCGCGCCGCGTCGTCGGCGCTGCCGATCCCACCGACGCCGATGATCGGCAGGTCGCTGCCTACCTGCGATCGCAGGTAGGCGACCTTCTGCCGCGAGAGCTCGGTCAGCGGGCGACCGGACAGCCCGCCTGACTCCTCGGCGACCCGCCGCTCGGACGGCTCGACCCCGTCCCGGCCGGTTGTGGTGTTGGTAGCGATCAGACCAGCGGCGCCGGACTCGCGGCATACGTCGAGCACGTCGTCGATCGCCGAGTGAGTGAGCTCGGGCGCGATCTTGACCAGCAGGGGTACGTCGGAGGCCTCTGCACGTAGGGCATCGAGCAACTCGCGCAAAAATCCCTTGTCCTGCAGGCTTCTTAGTCCTGGCGTGTTGGGGCTGCTGACGTTCACCGCGACGTACGACGCGAAGTCGCGGACCGCCAACAGCGACGAGACATAGTCACCAACCGCGTCTTCGAGCGGCGTGATCTTCGACTTGCCGAGGCTGATCCCGATCGGCATGCCGACCTCACGCTGCAAGGTCTTCGCGTCGCTGGCGTAGGTCTGCAGCTTGCGGACCAAGGCCGCGGTTCCGTAGTTGTTGAAGCCCATCCGGTTGATCAGCGCCTGCGATCGCGGCAGCCGGAACAGTCGCGGTCGCGGGTTACCCGGCTGCGCGCGCCAGGTGACCGTCCCGATCTCGGCGAAGCCGAAGCCCAGCGGACGCCACGCGCGCAGTGCCTCACCGTTCTTGGCCATGCCTGCCGCGAGCCCGACGCGGTTGGCGAACTCGACGCCAAACAGCGTGACCGGATCATCGACCGGGCGCATCGCCCGAGCCGTCGCGGCTCGCAGTCGCGCGGACCGGTCGATCGCTCCGAGCTTGTCGAGGGTCCAGCGGTGAGCTGCTTCGGCATCTCCGCCACCGCGCCGGAAGAGCAGCGGCCGGATCGCGCCGTAACCAGCGGCCGACAGATCAGGCACGGCTCCCCCGGATCGCTCCTTGCAGCTCCTGCAGCGACCGGACCTGCACGTCTCCGCCGATCAGCGACTCGATGCCCTGCACCGCGGCCGCGGCACCGGGAACCGTAGTGATACAGGCGATCCCGGCCGCGATCGACGCCGCACGGATCTCATAGCCGTCGTAGCGCACGGTGCCGCCACCGCCCGGCGTACCACCCGGCGTGTTGATCACCATCGATACGTCACCGGCGAGGATCTGGTCGACGCAGTTGTCCGGGCCCTCGCTGAACTTGCGCACCACCTGTGCCTGGACGCCGTTGCGCCGCAGCACCTGCGCTGTGCCCGCGGTGGCCAGCACCTCGAAACCGAGATCGGCGAGCCGCTTCACCGGGAACACCGCCGAGCGCTTGTCTCGGTTGGCCAGGCTGACAAACACCCTGCCCTTGACCGGAAGTGAGCCGTAGGCGGCGGTCTGGGACTTGGCAAACGCCGTACCAAACTGCGCGTCCAGGCCCATCACCTCGCCGGTCGACTTCATCTCCGGGCCGAGCACGTTGTCGATCGGCCCACCGTCCGGGGTGGTGAACCGGTGGAACTGCATGACCGCTTCCTTGACCGCGATCGGCGAGTCGAGCGGCAGGTCTCCGCCGTCGCCGCGGGTAGGGAGTACGCCGCTCTCGCGTAGCTCGGCGATAGACGCACCGACTGCGATCCGCGACGCCGCCATCGCCATGGATACCGCGGTCGCCTTGGAGACGAACGGCACCGTCCGTGACGCGCGTGGGTTGGCCTCCAGCACGTAGAGGATGTCGTCCTTGAGCGCGTACTGCACGTTCAGCAGGCCGCGTACGCCGACGCCTTCGGCGATGCCGCGAGTGGACTCGCGGATGCGCGCGATCTCTGACGTACCAAGGGTTATCGGCGGCAATGCGCATGAGGAGTCACCGGAGTGCACGCCGGCCTCCTCGATGTGCTCCATCACGCCACCGAGATAGAGCTCGGTGCCGTCGTAGAGCGCATCGACGTCGATCTCGACGGCGTCCTCGAGGAACCGGTCGACCAGCACCGGATGCTCCGGGCTGACCTCGGTGGCGCGCGCGATGTAGGAACGCAGGGTGTCGTCGTCGTAGACGATCTCCATGCCGCGCCCACCGAGCACGTAGGAGGGGCGCACCAGCACCGGATAGCCGATCTCATCGGCAATCTGCTTCGCCTCGGAGTACGACGTCGCGGTGCCGTGCTTGGGCGCTGGCAGTCCAGCCGACTGCAGCACCCGCCCGAACGCTCCGCGGTCCTCGGCGTGGTCGATCGCCTCGGGCTGGGTCCCGAGCACCGGAACTCCGGCATCCTTGAGCCGCTGCGCTAGTCCGAGCGGGGTCTGCCCGCCGAGCGTGCACAGCACTCCGGCGACGGGACCGCAGCTGCGCTCAGCCTCGATGACCTCCATGACGTCCTCGAACGTCAGCGGTTCGAAGTAGAGGCGGTCGGAGGTGTCGTAGTCGGTGGAGACCGTCTCGGGGTTGCAGTTGACCATCACGGTCTCAAACCCGGCCTCGCGCAGGGTCATCGCCGCGTGCACGCACGAGTAGTCAAACTCGATGCCCTGCCCGATCCGGTTAGGGCCGCTGCCGAGGATGATCACCGCTTCCTTCTCGCGCGGAACGACCTCGGTCTCCTCGTCGTACGACGAGTAGTGGTAGGGCGTGTGGGCGGCGAACTCCGCCGCGCAGGTGTCGACCGTCTTGTAGACGGGCCGGATTCCCATGCGCCAGCGCAGCGTCCGCACGCCGTCCTCGCCGGACAGCTCCGGACGAAGCGAGGCGATCTGCCGATCGGAGAATCCGGCGCGCTTTGCCTTGCGCAGCAGGGATTCGGTGAGCGCCGGTGCCGCCTCGATCTGCTCGCGGGTCTCGACCAGACCCGCGATCTGGTCGACGAACCAGGGATCGAACCCGCTGGCCTCGGCGACCTGGTCGACACTCGCACCGAGCCGTAGGGCCCGCTCCGCGACGTACACCCGACCGTCGTGCGGAGTGCGCAGCTCCTGCAGTGACGACTCAAGCGTCGCGCCCTCGGGATCGGGCACGGTGCCGAAGCCGCCGGCCTTGGTTTCCATAGACCGCAGGGCTTTTTGCAGTGCCTCGCCAAAGTTGCGGCCGATGGCCA
The nucleotide sequence above comes from Epidermidibacterium keratini. Encoded proteins:
- a CDS encoding MFS transporter, with amino-acid sequence MSAQTQIKPPPDVAVATTLHTAAPPSTTRRASRRRAWAIVFMLFVLMMINFADKAVLGLAVAPISAELGISNTQVGALQSLFFAFFVVSAVGAGFLANRVQCRWILVVMTLLWTLSMAPVAAVASYGVLIASRSLLGFAEGPTIPITQHAAFKWFDNRERNLVAGIIQSGAAVGVIVASPVLTWIIVTHGWQAGFGVLAVASLVWALVWLVIGREGPSDAREVAEKDTSRSIPLLEGRSVPFRSILTTGTWIACVLAGFVVQWNSALMTTWLPKYLTSLGYTPSQTGVLNTLPWIVIGVIFLAQPTLSRYLAGRGISSRVHRGYLPAAMVLLSAAALFAFPYVGSPTAKLALITVAFSFCMVMAVVMVAVAAEITPTRQRGGVFGLMSALATLGAVISPTVAGWFLDGAANPIDGFNQTFLLTASLLLIAGVGAALLIRPERDAARLASLARPIAESTTR
- the pyrF gene encoding orotidine-5'-phosphate decarboxylase, whose translation is MTGFGDRLLAALDQRLPLCVGIDPHPQLLEAWGLPQTPSGLRTFGEITVGAFGDQVAALKPQSAFFERFGAAGIGVLEDVVAGARAVGALVVLDAKRGDIGSTAAAYADAYLDPERALFCDALTVSPYLGFGSLQPFIERAGEVGSGLFVLARTSNSEGASVQAATGPEGLSTAQRIVDDAAAVNAALIADGQSFGSIGVVVGATVAPGSVELGRLRGPVLAPGIGAQGAGGAELRAVFGDLPGVLPTSSREILGAGPDHDALRAAAERTAATLRG
- a CDS encoding quinone-dependent dihydroorotate dehydrogenase, translated to MPDLSAAGYGAIRPLLFRRGGGDAEAAHRWTLDKLGAIDRSARLRAATARAMRPVDDPVTLFGVEFANRVGLAAGMAKNGEALRAWRPLGFGFAEIGTVTWRAQPGNPRPRLFRLPRSQALINRMGFNNYGTAALVRKLQTYASDAKTLQREVGMPIGISLGKSKITPLEDAVGDYVSSLLAVRDFASYVAVNVSSPNTPGLRSLQDKGFLRELLDALRAEASDVPLLVKIAPELTHSAIDDVLDVCRESGAAGLIATNTTTGRDGVEPSERRVAEESGGLSGRPLTELSRQKVAYLRSQVGSDLPIIGVGGIGSADDAARMVDAGADLVQIYSGLVFSGPTLVRAAAARLAEGSR
- the carB gene encoding carbamoyl-phosphate synthase large subunit, with the translated sequence MPKRQDISHVMVIGSGPIVIGQACEFDYSGTQACRVLRDEGLRVSLVNSNPATIMTDPQFADATYVEPLTPEYVEKVIAKERPDALLATLGGQTALNIAVALHEGGVLEKYGVELIGANIDAIQRGEDRQKFKDIVRKIGGDVPRSAVCHSMDEVERTVAELGFPVVIRPSFTMGGSGSGMAYDDGDLQRIARAGLQASPVTEVLIEESVIGWKEFELELMRDKNDNVVVVCSIENLDAMGVHTGDSVTVAPAMTLTDREYQHMRDIGIAVLREVGVDTGGCNIQFAINPEDGRMIVIEMNPRVSRSSALASKATGFPIAKIAARLAIGYTLDEIPNDVTRETPASFEPALDYVVVKVPRFAFEKFPGADQTLTTTMKSVGEAMAIGRNFGEALQKALRSMETKAGGFGTVPDPEGATLESSLQELRTPHDGRVYVAERALRLGASVDQVAEASGFDPWFVDQIAGLVETREQIEAAPALTESLLRKAKRAGFSDRQIASLRPELSGEDGVRTLRWRMGIRPVYKTVDTCAAEFAAHTPYHYSSYDEETEVVPREKEAVIILGSGPNRIGQGIEFDYSCVHAAMTLREAGFETVMVNCNPETVSTDYDTSDRLYFEPLTFEDVMEVIEAERSCGPVAGVLCTLGGQTPLGLAQRLKDAGVPVLGTQPEAIDHAEDRGAFGRVLQSAGLPAPKHGTATSYSEAKQIADEIGYPVLVRPSYVLGGRGMEIVYDDDTLRSYIARATEVSPEHPVLVDRFLEDAVEIDVDALYDGTELYLGGVMEHIEEAGVHSGDSSCALPPITLGTSEIARIRESTRGIAEGVGVRGLLNVQYALKDDILYVLEANPRASRTVPFVSKATAVSMAMAASRIAVGASIAELRESGVLPTRGDGGDLPLDSPIAVKEAVMQFHRFTTPDGGPIDNVLGPEMKSTGEVMGLDAQFGTAFAKSQTAAYGSLPVKGRVFVSLANRDKRSAVFPVKRLADLGFEVLATAGTAQVLRRNGVQAQVVRKFSEGPDNCVDQILAGDVSMVINTPGGTPGGGGTVRYDGYEIRAASIAAGIACITTVPGAAAAVQGIESLIGGDVQVRSLQELQGAIRGSRA